From Rhizobium tumorigenes, the proteins below share one genomic window:
- a CDS encoding IS3 family transposase (programmed frameshift), with protein sequence MTRRPRRNHSPAFKAKVALAAIRGEQTLVELSQQFDVHANQIKQWKDQLLEGATGVFGDETKAEPAGPTVDVKTLHAKIGELTLENGFFIRCARQGGIAGRKKMIDREHKLSVVCQAKLLGFSRGSVYYLPRPVPDGDLALMRRIDELHLDYPFAGSRMLQGLLRGEGLETGRLHIATLMKKMGIEAIYRRPNTSKPAPGHKIYPYLLRKLAVTRPNQVWAMDITYVPMARGFVYLCAVVDWFSRRVLSWRLSITMEAAFCIEAVEEALARYGKPDIFNTDQGSQFTSVDFAAVLKKAEIAISMDGKGAWRDNVFVERLWRSIKYEEIYLHAYNTVSEARVGIGRYLTFYNSRRPHSSLDRQTPDQAYFNALAPMMVAA encoded by the exons ATGACAAGACGACCGCGCCGGAACCATAGCCCGGCTTTCAAGGCGAAGGTGGCACTTGCCGCCATCCGAGGTGAGCAGACGCTGGTGGAGTTGTCCCAGCAGTTTGACGTGCACGCCAACCAGATCAAGCAATGGAAAGACCAGCTCCTTGAAGGGGCGACAGGCGTTTTTGGCGATGAAACCAAGGCCGAACCGGCCGGTCCAACCGTCGATGTCAAAACGCTTCATGCCAAGATCGGCGAACTGACACTGGAGAACG GATTTTTTATCCGGTGCGCTCGGCAAGGCGGGATTGCTGGGCGGAAAAAAATGATCGACCGCGAGCATAAGCTATCCGTTGTGTGCCAGGCGAAGCTTCTCGGCTTCAGCCGTGGCAGTGTCTATTATCTGCCTCGTCCAGTGCCTGACGGCGATCTTGCCCTGATGCGCCGGATCGACGAACTGCATCTCGACTACCCGTTTGCCGGAAGTCGAATGTTGCAAGGGCTCTTGAGGGGAGAAGGGCTGGAAACTGGGCGGCTGCACATCGCCACGCTGATGAAGAAGATGGGCATCGAGGCGATTTATCGCCGCCCAAACACCTCAAAACCAGCGCCTGGGCACAAAATCTATCCCTATCTTCTGCGCAAGTTGGCGGTCACCCGGCCCAACCAAGTCTGGGCAATGGACATAACCTACGTTCCGATGGCTCGCGGTTTTGTCTATCTCTGCGCCGTCGTGGACTGGTTCAGCCGGAGGGTTCTGTCGTGGCGGCTGTCGATCACGATGGAAGCGGCCTTCTGCATCGAAGCGGTTGAGGAGGCGCTTGCCCGATATGGCAAACCCGACATCTTCAACACCGACCAGGGGTCGCAGTTTACCTCTGTCGACTTCGCCGCCGTGTTGAAGAAGGCGGAGATCGCCATCTCGATGGACGGCAAGGGTGCGTGGCGGGACAACGTGTTCGTCGAACGGCTCTGGCGGTCGATCAAATACGAGGAAATCTACCTGCACGCCTACAACACCGTGTCCGAGGCCCGCGTCGGCATCGGCCGATATCTTACCTTCTACAATAGCCGACGCCCACATTCATCCCTTGACCGGCAGACACCGGATCAGGCCTACTTCAACGCGCTGGCACCAATGATGGTGGCGGCATAA
- a CDS encoding family 16 glycosylhydrolase, which translates to MAASNSGVKQWATFSGQTLIGTGFADTLGGINGAVTLVGGSGNDTYYSYSALNVIQEETGGGNDLVITSKNYTLGSNLENLQLTGDNTYGIGNALDNVITGGAGHQQLYGAGGNDVMTGGAGSDTFIVRVGGGSDIITDFEAGALGSDVIQLGSYGFTSFQSLSSHMSQVGNNVVIQLNAGETLTLSNHKLADFAANDFQYALDTTKLTQTFADEFNGVSLQADGGTWRTSFHDGASGRLHGDESQVYMDKDYLGLGINPFSTTNGVLTIHAESASAAVKQSTGEDFTSGMLSSRGTFSQTYGYFEIRAEMPSETGTWPAFWLLPANGSWPPELDVFETLGKDTSSAILTAHSNADGTHTMAGISSWVGDVSAGMHTYGVLWTKTDLVWYIDGEEVFRTATPPDMNQPMYMVTNLAIGGAWGGDTDANFTGADMQIDYIHAYQLHDQMGIPNVVTSDTFSLTLDAVANSLVLTGNLNINGTGNALNNTLTGNTGNNVLDGGLGADRMIGGAGNDTYYVDNVGDTITEWSTGGIDSVYSSIDLKLADNVENLTLLGTSNLNATGNWLNNVLTGNAGNNILDGSVGADTMIGGAGNDTYYVDNAGDTITEWSAGGIDSVYASVSHTLENNVENLTLTGLANINATGNWLSNTLIGNGGNNVLDGGSGADTLIGGGGSDAYYVDNAGDIVTELAGGGTDTVYSSISYALGANVENLTLTAGWNTSGTGNELNNTLTGNTGNNVLDGGLGADRMIGGAGNDTYYVDNVGDTITEWSTGGIDSVYSSIDLKLADNVENLTLLGTSNLNATGNWLNNVLTGNAGNNILDGSVGADTMIGGAGNDTYYVDNAGDTITEWSAGGIDSVYASVSHTLENNVENLTLTGLANINATGNWLSNTLIGNGGNNVLDGGSGADTLIGGGGSDAYYVDNAGDIVTELAGGGTDTVYSSISYALGANVENLTLTAGWNTSGTGNELNNTLTGNTGNNVLDGGLGADRMIGGAGNDTYYVDNVGDVVTELAGGGNDTVYSSVAYTLGDDVENLTLTGTGNMTATGNTLANILNGNDGDNILNGGAGADTMIGGAGNDTYYVDNAGDTITEWSTGGIDSVYSSVSHTLENNVENLTLTGGGAINAVGNGNNNLLTGNAGNNELSGGGGRDVLIGGLGADILTGGAGNDTFKYNSVLESSANNRDIISDFTRGDIIDFSSITDHKLSFIYTNAFSGTAGEVQVTASGTGSMVSIDINGDHIADSQIYLSNVSVTSLHADGSDFLL; encoded by the coding sequence ATGGCAGCAAGTAACTCCGGCGTTAAGCAGTGGGCGACATTTTCTGGGCAAACCTTGATCGGTACTGGGTTCGCCGACACGCTGGGCGGTATCAATGGCGCGGTGACTCTGGTCGGGGGCAGCGGGAATGACACGTACTATTCCTATTCGGCCCTTAACGTCATCCAGGAGGAAACAGGGGGCGGAAATGATCTCGTTATCACCTCTAAAAACTATACGCTGGGCTCCAATCTCGAGAACCTGCAACTGACGGGCGACAATACCTACGGAATTGGCAATGCGCTCGACAATGTGATTACGGGCGGCGCTGGACATCAGCAGCTTTACGGAGCAGGAGGCAATGACGTCATGACCGGTGGCGCAGGTAGTGATACTTTCATTGTTCGTGTCGGCGGCGGTTCGGACATCATCACCGATTTCGAAGCCGGTGCGCTTGGCTCGGACGTTATCCAGCTCGGGAGCTACGGTTTCACCAGTTTTCAGAGCCTTTCGTCGCATATGTCGCAAGTCGGCAACAATGTTGTCATCCAGCTAAACGCGGGAGAAACATTGACACTTAGCAACCACAAGCTTGCCGATTTCGCTGCTAACGATTTCCAGTACGCACTGGATACCACCAAGCTGACCCAGACCTTTGCCGACGAATTTAACGGTGTCAGCCTCCAGGCGGACGGCGGCACTTGGCGGACCTCCTTCCACGACGGCGCGTCCGGACGACTTCATGGTGATGAGTCCCAAGTTTACATGGACAAGGACTATCTCGGCCTTGGCATCAATCCGTTCTCGACGACGAACGGGGTGTTGACCATTCATGCCGAAAGCGCAAGCGCTGCCGTGAAACAGTCCACGGGCGAAGATTTCACATCCGGCATGCTGTCATCGCGTGGTACCTTCTCGCAAACCTATGGTTATTTCGAAATACGTGCGGAAATGCCCTCGGAGACAGGGACCTGGCCAGCATTCTGGCTTCTGCCAGCCAACGGTAGCTGGCCGCCGGAGCTGGACGTCTTCGAAACGCTTGGAAAAGATACGTCCTCGGCTATCCTGACTGCACATTCGAATGCGGATGGCACCCATACCATGGCGGGGATTTCTTCATGGGTCGGCGACGTGTCCGCGGGGATGCACACCTATGGGGTTTTGTGGACGAAGACGGATCTCGTATGGTATATTGATGGCGAGGAGGTTTTTCGCACTGCGACCCCTCCTGACATGAACCAGCCCATGTACATGGTGACAAATTTGGCAATCGGCGGCGCCTGGGGTGGAGACACGGATGCCAACTTCACCGGTGCCGACATGCAGATAGACTACATTCATGCCTATCAATTGCACGATCAGATGGGAATTCCGAATGTCGTTACGTCGGACACCTTTTCCCTGACGCTGGATGCTGTCGCCAATTCACTGGTGCTGACCGGGAATTTGAATATCAACGGAACCGGCAACGCGCTCAACAATACGTTGACAGGCAATACGGGGAACAACGTCCTGGACGGCGGTCTCGGTGCCGACAGGATGATCGGGGGCGCCGGCAACGACACCTATTACGTCGATAATGTAGGGGATACGATTACCGAATGGTCGACGGGTGGCATCGACAGTGTCTATTCGTCGATCGATTTGAAACTTGCCGACAACGTCGAAAATCTCACCCTACTTGGGACTAGTAATCTCAACGCCACCGGCAACTGGCTAAACAACGTTCTGACCGGCAATGCTGGAAACAATATCTTGGACGGCAGCGTCGGTGCCGACACCATGATCGGAGGCGCCGGTAACGACACCTATTACGTCGACAACGCCGGCGATACGATCACCGAGTGGTCGGCAGGCGGTATCGATAGCGTCTACGCGTCTGTTTCTCATACTTTGGAAAACAATGTTGAGAACCTGACGTTGACAGGGCTCGCCAACATCAATGCGACCGGCAACTGGCTGAGCAACACCCTAATCGGCAACGGGGGCAACAACGTCCTTGATGGCGGGTCTGGTGCCGACACTCTGATCGGCGGCGGCGGTAGCGATGCCTACTATGTTGACAATGCAGGCGATATCGTTACGGAACTGGCTGGCGGCGGCACGGACACCGTCTATTCGTCGATAAGTTACGCGCTTGGGGCCAATGTCGAAAACCTGACGCTCACTGCAGGTTGGAACACCAGCGGAACCGGCAACGAACTCAACAATACGTTGACAGGCAATACGGGGAACAACGTCCTGGACGGCGGTCTCGGTGCCGACAGGATGATCGGGGGCGCCGGCAACGACACCTATTACGTCGATAATGTAGGGGATACGATTACCGAATGGTCGACGGGTGGCATCGACAGTGTCTATTCGTCGATCGATTTGAAACTTGCCGACAACGTCGAAAATCTCACCCTACTTGGGACTAGTAATCTCAACGCCACCGGCAACTGGCTAAACAACGTTCTAACCGGCAATGCTGGAAACAATATCTTGGACGGCAGCGTCGGTGCCGACACCATGATCGGAGGCGCCGGTAACGACACCTATTACGTCGACAACGCCGGCGATACGATCACCGAGTGGTCGGCAGGCGGTATCGATAGCGTCTACGCGTCTGTTTCTCATACTTTGGAAAACAATGTTGAGAACCTGACGTTGACAGGGCTCGCCAACATCAATGCGACCGGCAACTGGCTGAGCAACACCCTAATCGGCAACGGGGGCAACAACGTCCTTGATGGCGGGTCTGGTGCCGACACTCTGATCGGCGGCGGCGGTAGCGATGCCTACTATGTTGACAATGCAGGCGATATCGTTACGGAACTGGCTGGCGGCGGCACGGACACCGTCTATTCGTCGATAAGTTACGCGCTTGGGGCCAATGTCGAAAACCTGACGCTCACTGCAGGTTGGAACACCAGCGGAACCGGCAACGAACTCAACAATACGTTGACAGGCAATACGGGGAACAACGTCCTGGACGGCGGTCTCGGTGCCGACAGGATGATCGGGGGCGCCGGCAACGACACCTATTACGTCGATAATGTAGGGGATGTGGTCACTGAACTAGCCGGTGGTGGCAATGATACTGTCTATTCCTCTGTGGCCTACACGCTAGGCGATGACGTCGAGAATCTGACGCTAACAGGCACCGGTAATATGACAGCGACTGGCAATACCCTCGCGAATATTCTTAACGGCAACGATGGCGACAACATTTTGAATGGAGGCGCTGGCGCCGACACGATGATAGGTGGCGCCGGCAACGACACCTACTACGTCGATAATGCAGGGGATACGATTACCGAGTGGTCGACCGGTGGCATCGACAGTGTCTATTCGTCTGTTTCGCACACCTTGGAAAACAATGTGGAGAATCTGACGTTGACGGGGGGCGGCGCCATCAATGCAGTCGGTAACGGCAACAACAATCTATTGACCGGCAATGCGGGAAACAATGAACTGTCTGGCGGCGGCGGTCGAGATGTCTTGATCGGTGGACTGGGCGCTGACATCCTCACGGGGGGCGCAGGAAACGATACCTTCAAGTACAATTCCGTCTTAGAGTCGAGTGCCAACAACCGTGACATAATTTCTGATTTCACCAGGGGCGACATTATCGACTTCTCGAGCATTACCGACCACAAACTGTCTTTCATCTATACGAATGCCTTCTCGGGAACGGCGGGGGAGGTCCAGGTGACGGCCAGCGGTACCGGTTCAATGGTCAGTATCGATATCAACGGCGACCACATTGCGGACTCACAGATTTATCTTTCGAACGTAAGCGTAACATCACTTCACGCTGATGGATCTGACTTCCTCCTCTAG